From the genome of Neodiprion pinetum isolate iyNeoPine1 chromosome 3, iyNeoPine1.2, whole genome shotgun sequence, one region includes:
- the LOC124215052 gene encoding bleomycin hydrolase isoform X1, with the protein MVASARALTPDIINELRNKFYENEKNVLAQNVCTKIDPLEACMSRKYIEEAQHVFNHKVELEGKPITNQKNSGRCWIFATLNVMRIPFMQQHNLEEFEFSQGYLFFWDKLERCNYFLHNMVKAARSGESVNGRLVSWLLHDPTCDGGQWDMIVNLINRHGLVPKKLFPESFSCESTMRMNSLLKSKLREFGKALRDMIASGASDADLESQIIEQMTVIYRIIGICLGIPSEKFTWEYYDKTKNYNCIGPITPVEFYEKYVKPSFNVDDKVCLVTDPRPTNPYGKLYTVDYLGNVVGGRSTIYNNQPVELLMNLCAESIKQNEPVWFGCEVGKRFAMKQGIQDLEAHDFKLVFGTDVQIGLTKADRLLYGDSMMTHAMAFTAVSTDANGKIKKFRVENSWGDERGEKGYHVLSADWFSEFVFEVVVDKKYVPDDVMAVFQQEPTVLPAWDPMGTLAQ; encoded by the exons ATGGTTGCCT CAGCAAGGGCTCTCACTCCGGACATAATCAACGAACTGCGCAACAAGTTTtacgagaatgagaaaaatgttttggcTCAAAACGTATGCACCAAAATCGATCCTCTCGAGGCATGCATGTCTCGTAAGTACATCGAAGAGGCTCAACATGTCTTCAACCACAAAGTCGAGTTGGAAGGAAAGCCGATTACAAATCAGAAGAACTCTGGACGTTGCTGGATTTTTGCCACTCTGAATGTTATGCGAATTCCGTTTATGCAACAGCACAACTTGGAGGAATTTGAATTTAGTCAGGGATACTTATTTTTCTGGGATAAG CTCGAACGATGCAATTACTTCCTACACAACATGGTGAAGGCAGCTAGGTCAGGAGAATCAGTGAATGGCCGGCTAGTGTCATGGCTTCTACACGACCCAACATGCGACGGTGGTCAATGGGACATGATTGTGAATCTCATAAACAGACACGGTCTTGTTCCAAAGAAGCTGTTTCCAGAATCATTTAGCTGTGAGTCTACCATGCGTATGAACAGCCTACTGAAAAGTAAGCTCAGAGAATTTGGAAAAGCTTTGCGAGACATGATTGCTAGCGGAGCGTCAGATGCCGATTTAGAGAGTCAGATCATTGAGCAAATGACAGTGATATATAGAATCATTGGTATCTGTCTAGGTATTCCCTCAGAGAAATTTACGTGGGAATACTACGACaagacaaaaaattacaattgcaTTGGACCGATAACACCGGTTgagttttatgaaaaatatgtcaAGCCAAGCTTCAATGTCGACGACAAAGTCTGCTTAGTAACTGATCCCCGGCCAACAAATCCATATGGCAAACTCTACACGGTTGATTACTTGGGAAATGTTGTCGGTGGACGATCAACAATATACAACAATCAACCTGTCGAGTTACTGATGAATCTCTGCGCCGAAAGCATAAAGCAGAACGAACCAGTATGGTTTGGCTGTGAGGTCGGCAAACGGTTTGCTATGAAACAAGGCATTCAAGATCTGGAGGCGCACGATTTCAAACTAGTATTCGGGACAGATGTTCAAATTGGTCTAACCAAGGCGGACAGATTACTATACGGAGATTCTATGATGACTCACGCGATGGCATTTACTGCAGTCTCTACCGAT gcAAACGGAAAGATCAAGAAATTCCGAGTTGAAAATTCGTGGGGAGATGAACGTGGTGAGAAAGGTTATCACGTGTTATCTGCGGACTGGTTTTCAGAATTTGTGTTTGAAGTAGttgtggataaaaaatatgtgcCCGATGACGTTATGGCTGTGTTTCAACAAGAGCCCACTGTTCTACCGGCATGGGATCCTATGGGGACTCTTGCACAATGA
- the LOC124215052 gene encoding bleomycin hydrolase isoform X3: MSRKYIEEAQHVFNHKVELEGKPITNQKNSGRCWIFATLNVMRIPFMQQHNLEEFEFSQGYLFFWDKLERCNYFLHNMVKAARSGESVNGRLVSWLLHDPTCDGGQWDMIVNLINRHGLVPKKLFPESFSCESTMRMNSLLKSKLREFGKALRDMIASGASDADLESQIIEQMTVIYRIIGICLGIPSEKFTWEYYDKTKNYNCIGPITPVEFYEKYVKPSFNVDDKVCLVTDPRPTNPYGKLYTVDYLGNVVGGRSTIYNNQPVELLMNLCAESIKQNEPVWFGCEVGKRFAMKQGIQDLEAHDFKLVFGTDVQIGLTKADRLLYGDSMMTHAMAFTAVSTDANGKIKKFRVENSWGDERGEKGYHVLSADWFSEFVFEVVVDKKYVPDDVMAVFQQEPTVLPAWDPMGTLAQ, translated from the exons ATGTCTCGTAAGTACATCGAAGAGGCTCAACATGTCTTCAACCACAAAGTCGAGTTGGAAGGAAAGCCGATTACAAATCAGAAGAACTCTGGACGTTGCTGGATTTTTGCCACTCTGAATGTTATGCGAATTCCGTTTATGCAACAGCACAACTTGGAGGAATTTGAATTTAGTCAGGGATACTTATTTTTCTGGGATAAG CTCGAACGATGCAATTACTTCCTACACAACATGGTGAAGGCAGCTAGGTCAGGAGAATCAGTGAATGGCCGGCTAGTGTCATGGCTTCTACACGACCCAACATGCGACGGTGGTCAATGGGACATGATTGTGAATCTCATAAACAGACACGGTCTTGTTCCAAAGAAGCTGTTTCCAGAATCATTTAGCTGTGAGTCTACCATGCGTATGAACAGCCTACTGAAAAGTAAGCTCAGAGAATTTGGAAAAGCTTTGCGAGACATGATTGCTAGCGGAGCGTCAGATGCCGATTTAGAGAGTCAGATCATTGAGCAAATGACAGTGATATATAGAATCATTGGTATCTGTCTAGGTATTCCCTCAGAGAAATTTACGTGGGAATACTACGACaagacaaaaaattacaattgcaTTGGACCGATAACACCGGTTgagttttatgaaaaatatgtcaAGCCAAGCTTCAATGTCGACGACAAAGTCTGCTTAGTAACTGATCCCCGGCCAACAAATCCATATGGCAAACTCTACACGGTTGATTACTTGGGAAATGTTGTCGGTGGACGATCAACAATATACAACAATCAACCTGTCGAGTTACTGATGAATCTCTGCGCCGAAAGCATAAAGCAGAACGAACCAGTATGGTTTGGCTGTGAGGTCGGCAAACGGTTTGCTATGAAACAAGGCATTCAAGATCTGGAGGCGCACGATTTCAAACTAGTATTCGGGACAGATGTTCAAATTGGTCTAACCAAGGCGGACAGATTACTATACGGAGATTCTATGATGACTCACGCGATGGCATTTACTGCAGTCTCTACCGAT gcAAACGGAAAGATCAAGAAATTCCGAGTTGAAAATTCGTGGGGAGATGAACGTGGTGAGAAAGGTTATCACGTGTTATCTGCGGACTGGTTTTCAGAATTTGTGTTTGAAGTAGttgtggataaaaaatatgtgcCCGATGACGTTATGGCTGTGTTTCAACAAGAGCCCACTGTTCTACCGGCATGGGATCCTATGGGGACTCTTGCACAATGA
- the LOC124215052 gene encoding bleomycin hydrolase isoform X2: protein MVASRALTPDIINELRNKFYENEKNVLAQNVCTKIDPLEACMSRKYIEEAQHVFNHKVELEGKPITNQKNSGRCWIFATLNVMRIPFMQQHNLEEFEFSQGYLFFWDKLERCNYFLHNMVKAARSGESVNGRLVSWLLHDPTCDGGQWDMIVNLINRHGLVPKKLFPESFSCESTMRMNSLLKSKLREFGKALRDMIASGASDADLESQIIEQMTVIYRIIGICLGIPSEKFTWEYYDKTKNYNCIGPITPVEFYEKYVKPSFNVDDKVCLVTDPRPTNPYGKLYTVDYLGNVVGGRSTIYNNQPVELLMNLCAESIKQNEPVWFGCEVGKRFAMKQGIQDLEAHDFKLVFGTDVQIGLTKADRLLYGDSMMTHAMAFTAVSTDANGKIKKFRVENSWGDERGEKGYHVLSADWFSEFVFEVVVDKKYVPDDVMAVFQQEPTVLPAWDPMGTLAQ from the exons ATGGTTGCCT CAAGGGCTCTCACTCCGGACATAATCAACGAACTGCGCAACAAGTTTtacgagaatgagaaaaatgttttggcTCAAAACGTATGCACCAAAATCGATCCTCTCGAGGCATGCATGTCTCGTAAGTACATCGAAGAGGCTCAACATGTCTTCAACCACAAAGTCGAGTTGGAAGGAAAGCCGATTACAAATCAGAAGAACTCTGGACGTTGCTGGATTTTTGCCACTCTGAATGTTATGCGAATTCCGTTTATGCAACAGCACAACTTGGAGGAATTTGAATTTAGTCAGGGATACTTATTTTTCTGGGATAAG CTCGAACGATGCAATTACTTCCTACACAACATGGTGAAGGCAGCTAGGTCAGGAGAATCAGTGAATGGCCGGCTAGTGTCATGGCTTCTACACGACCCAACATGCGACGGTGGTCAATGGGACATGATTGTGAATCTCATAAACAGACACGGTCTTGTTCCAAAGAAGCTGTTTCCAGAATCATTTAGCTGTGAGTCTACCATGCGTATGAACAGCCTACTGAAAAGTAAGCTCAGAGAATTTGGAAAAGCTTTGCGAGACATGATTGCTAGCGGAGCGTCAGATGCCGATTTAGAGAGTCAGATCATTGAGCAAATGACAGTGATATATAGAATCATTGGTATCTGTCTAGGTATTCCCTCAGAGAAATTTACGTGGGAATACTACGACaagacaaaaaattacaattgcaTTGGACCGATAACACCGGTTgagttttatgaaaaatatgtcaAGCCAAGCTTCAATGTCGACGACAAAGTCTGCTTAGTAACTGATCCCCGGCCAACAAATCCATATGGCAAACTCTACACGGTTGATTACTTGGGAAATGTTGTCGGTGGACGATCAACAATATACAACAATCAACCTGTCGAGTTACTGATGAATCTCTGCGCCGAAAGCATAAAGCAGAACGAACCAGTATGGTTTGGCTGTGAGGTCGGCAAACGGTTTGCTATGAAACAAGGCATTCAAGATCTGGAGGCGCACGATTTCAAACTAGTATTCGGGACAGATGTTCAAATTGGTCTAACCAAGGCGGACAGATTACTATACGGAGATTCTATGATGACTCACGCGATGGCATTTACTGCAGTCTCTACCGAT gcAAACGGAAAGATCAAGAAATTCCGAGTTGAAAATTCGTGGGGAGATGAACGTGGTGAGAAAGGTTATCACGTGTTATCTGCGGACTGGTTTTCAGAATTTGTGTTTGAAGTAGttgtggataaaaaatatgtgcCCGATGACGTTATGGCTGTGTTTCAACAAGAGCCCACTGTTCTACCGGCATGGGATCCTATGGGGACTCTTGCACAATGA